The nucleotide sequence TGCCTTCGGGCCACGCGAAAGCGACCATCGCATCGAGCATGGCGAGACGAAGATGCTGCCCCTCGCCGCTGCGCTCCCGATGAAAGAGGGCTGCGGTGATGGCCTGGGCTGCGGTAACGGCCGTGAGCTTGTCCGGCACGATCAAGCGAACCATGCGGGGGCGCCCCGTATCGCGATCCGCCTGGATCGCGGCCAGCCCCGAAAGGGCTTGCACGACCGGGTCGTAGACTTTCTTGTGCGCGTAGGGACCTTTCTCCCCGAAGCCGCTGATCGAGCAGTAGACGAGATCGGGCTTGATCTTGCGAAGAGCTTCCTCGCCGATCCCCATTCGCTCGGCGGCCCCAGGGCGAAAGTTCTGCACGAAGACATCGGCGCTGGCGATCAGCTTTTCGAACAGGGCGAGGCCCTCTTTCTGCTTGAGATCGATGACAACGGAACGCTTGTTGCGATTCGACGTCACGAACGTCGCGGAGAGCCCATCCCGCCGCGCACCCATCACGCGTACGAGATCTCCTACGCCCGGTGCTTCGACCTTGACGACGTCGGCACCCTGGTCGGCCAGGATTCGCGTACAGATCGGACCAGAGATCATGGTGGTCGTGTCGATGACACGAATGCCGTCGAGTGCTCCGGGAATGGGAGGCTCCTTCTCTCAGGCGCTCGACGCGGCTGCAACCAACGCCAGATCGCGCTCGCGCACCTTGCCGAGATCGAATTTCTTGGCTGAAGCGGCCATGCGGGTGAGCGCAGCTCCGAGTTCCATCGGAGGCTTGGTCTCGCCTTTCTTGGCGCGATGGAAGCGAACCGGGTTGATGCGCGCCACGACATAGTTGCGAACGTAGGGGGAGTCGAAGCCGCGTTCTTTCAGCGCTCCGACGATCTCCTTCACGCGGGTATCGATCGTCAGCAGGCGTGCCGCATAGCCTTCGCGAGCCTGAAGGCTCTTGGGAAGGGTCTTCGTCGTGAAGCGATCGACCTTCTTGAGGAAAGGGCTGTACGCGCCCCCGGCGAATCGACCATTCTCCTGGTAGATCAGGCCGAGCGTGAGCAACTCCGCGGCTTCGAACTCCGAACTGAAATCGTTTTCTTTCGCACGTGGGTGCCGCTCGGCGAGGGTTCTCGCCATGCGAATCACCTCCAGGCTGCGATCCTTCAGGTTGTGGGCCTTCTCCGTGTTGAGCGCGAGGATCCGGAACGCCAGCGCCTCGTCGGGCGAGATCAAGGCGGTGATCTGCCGCAGGCCCAACACCTTGGCGGCAGCCAGGCGATGCCGGCCGTTCGGCGTCCAGAACCCGCCTTCCGCACCTCGCACGACGATCAACGGATCGAGAAACGAGCCACTCTCCTCGATCTTCGCGGCCAGGCGCTTGGTGTGAGTTGGCGAGAGATCCCGCTGGAAGGGCGTCGGTTCGATGGCATCACGGGGCAG is from bacterium and encodes:
- a CDS encoding CoA transferase, whose translation is MPGALDGIRVIDTTTMISGPICTRILADQGADVVKVEAPGVGDLVRVMGARRDGLSATFVTSNRNKRSVVIDLKQKEGLALFEKLIASADVFVQNFRPGAAERMGIGEEALRKIKPDLVYCSISGFGEKGPYAHKKVYDPVVQALSGLAAIQADRDTGRPRMVRLIVPDKLTAVTAAQAITAALFHRERSGEGQHLRLAMLDAMVAFAWPEGMAGHTFIGEGQHDRRARYAQDLIFETADGYLTAGAVSDSEWKGLCRAIEHEEWLEDPRFETAAGRIMHAGDRLTMTAEVFRSRTTAEWLERLEAEDVPSAPVLSRKDLLTHPQLEANELVVEDEHPVAGRMRQARPAERFSATPSSLRLPAPSLGEHTNEIFEELGVDAEDLVALRERGVVA
- a CDS encoding ParB N-terminal domain-containing protein; its protein translation is MAARKKAATRKKAARKKTTRKSSARKKLTIRKEKRGLEASEVVISAEEPELRPLAQEVEAAGGAVIGAYREPLSGKPLLLASLPRDAIEPTPFQRDLSPTHTKRLAAKIEESGSFLDPLIVVRGAEGGFWTPNGRHRLAAAKVLGLRQITALISPDEALAFRILALNTEKAHNLKDRSLEVIRMARTLAERHPRAKENDFSSEFEAAELLTLGLIYQENGRFAGGAYSPFLKKVDRFTTKTLPKSLQAREGYAARLLTIDTRVKEIVGALKERGFDSPYVRNYVVARINPVRFHRAKKGETKPPMELGAALTRMAASAKKFDLGKVRERDLALVAAASSA